The following proteins come from a genomic window of Verrucomicrobiota bacterium JB022:
- a CDS encoding threonine/serine exporter family protein gives MFVILYKACSAALAALGFAVLFNVPKRTLVACALCGAFGVSLRLGLLHWSEHHMHLAAATLIAAGGVSLLGEFFSRLLNAPPAVFTVPGVIPMVPGSLMFRTMVGFLRHTNPELPIDYQALGADLQLGLTAFLTLTALAVGIAMPNLLFYRRRPEI, from the coding sequence ATGTTTGTAATCCTGTACAAAGCCTGCTCCGCCGCCCTGGCCGCCCTCGGGTTTGCCGTGCTCTTCAATGTGCCCAAGCGAACGCTGGTGGCCTGCGCGCTCTGCGGTGCCTTTGGCGTCTCCCTCCGGCTGGGCCTGCTCCACTGGAGCGAACACCACATGCACCTCGCGGCCGCTACCTTGATCGCCGCTGGCGGGGTGTCGCTGTTGGGCGAGTTCTTTTCGCGCCTGCTCAACGCGCCGCCCGCCGTATTCACCGTACCCGGGGTGATCCCGATGGTGCCCGGCAGCCTCATGTTTCGCACCATGGTGGGCTTCCTGCGCCACACCAACCCTGAGTTGCCAATCGACTATCAGGCGCTGGGGGCCGATCTCCAGCTGGGCCTGACGGCATTCCTGACGCTCACCGCCCTGGCCGTCGGCATCGCCATGCCCAACCTGCTCTTCTACCGCCGCCGCCCGGAGATTTGA
- a CDS encoding threonine/serine exporter family protein produces the protein MEASASLPAAPGLAPLSQLVGLLLRIARLLLENGAETRRTFETVQQMGRSLGVEELHVLVTHRSVMMTGTRGEEHITRIIRVNTLSVNFTMVSGISRLLKRYQRGELSLAKVESELQRLTAMPPHYPRWLVITMVGLACGGFSLLFEGDWQAFVACVVAASLGLFVRQELHHRAFQPLLYFFATALVSSFVANLLARLLDSSNPNAALVASVLMLVPGVPMINSVADLVKGHLLTGIARATTVVLITFAVALGLLASMYLGGFTKY, from the coding sequence ATGGAAGCCTCTGCCTCCCTGCCTGCCGCCCCCGGCCTGGCCCCCTTGAGCCAACTCGTGGGCCTGCTCTTGCGTATCGCGCGCCTGTTGCTGGAAAACGGCGCCGAAACCCGCCGCACTTTCGAGACGGTCCAGCAAATGGGCCGGTCGCTCGGCGTGGAAGAGCTGCACGTGCTCGTCACCCACCGCTCCGTCATGATGACGGGCACCCGCGGCGAAGAGCACATCACCCGTATCATCCGCGTCAATACGTTGAGCGTGAACTTCACCATGGTCTCCGGCATCAGCCGCCTGCTCAAGCGCTACCAGCGGGGCGAGCTGAGCCTGGCCAAGGTCGAGAGCGAGCTGCAGCGCCTGACCGCCATGCCGCCGCACTACCCGCGCTGGCTCGTGATCACGATGGTGGGGCTGGCCTGCGGGGGCTTTTCGCTGCTCTTCGAGGGCGACTGGCAGGCCTTCGTCGCGTGTGTGGTGGCGGCATCGCTCGGCCTCTTCGTGCGGCAAGAGCTGCACCACCGTGCCTTCCAGCCGCTGCTCTACTTTTTTGCCACCGCGCTCGTTTCCAGCTTTGTGGCCAACCTGTTGGCGCGCCTGCTCGACAGCAGTAACCCCAACGCCGCACTCGTCGCCTCCGTGCTGATGCTCGTGCCCGGCGTCCCGATGATCAACAGCGTGGCCGACCTCGTGAAAGGCCACCTGCTGACGGGGATCGCCCGCGCCACGACCGTCGTGCTGATCACCTTTGCGGTCGCGCTCGGGCTGCTCGCCTCGATGTATCTCGGAGGCTTCACCAAATACTGA
- a CDS encoding Rrf2 family transcriptional regulator, with protein sequence MKLSKKAEYGLRALINLGIAQEVGHDRVPAATLATADNLPLKFLEQILLQLRAAGYVDTVRGKSGGYFAAKPTREIKIGEIVRLLDGPLAPIGCASKTAYERCSCPDETHCGLRMLMIDVRNAVSNILDRYSLHDVVEITLRKLRRDGVDHYFLTPQDSLPLPVDQERANPADGFLAELTRPHE encoded by the coding sequence ATGAAGCTTTCCAAAAAGGCCGAATATGGCTTGCGAGCCCTCATCAACCTGGGAATCGCCCAGGAGGTGGGGCACGACCGGGTGCCAGCCGCTACCCTTGCCACGGCCGACAACTTGCCGCTCAAGTTCCTCGAACAGATCCTCCTGCAGCTGCGGGCGGCTGGTTATGTGGACACGGTGCGCGGCAAGAGCGGGGGCTACTTCGCGGCCAAGCCGACCCGCGAGATCAAGATCGGCGAAATCGTGCGCCTCCTCGACGGGCCGCTGGCCCCCATCGGTTGTGCGAGCAAGACGGCCTACGAGCGCTGCTCCTGTCCCGACGAAACGCACTGCGGCCTGCGCATGCTCATGATCGACGTTCGCAACGCCGTCTCGAACATCCTCGACCGCTACTCGTTGCACGACGTGGTCGAGATCACCCTGCGCAAGCTGCGCCGCGACGGGGTAGACCACTACTTTTTGACACCGCAGGACAGCCTGCCGCTGCCGGTTGACCAGGAACGGGCCAACCCGGCGGACGGCTTCCTCGCCGAACTCACTCGCCCACATGAATGA
- a CDS encoding YezD family protein: MNDPSLSSPAVSAPEPGTPLPDWLELTARYVGELSYGQVTLTIHQGSVIEVQKTERTRLSPTRRK; the protein is encoded by the coding sequence ATGAATGATCCATCGCTTTCCTCTCCGGCGGTTTCCGCTCCCGAGCCAGGAACACCGCTGCCCGACTGGTTGGAGCTGACCGCCCGCTACGTCGGTGAATTGAGCTACGGACAAGTCACCCTCACGATCCATCAAGGATCGGTGATCGAAGTCCAGAAGACGGAACGCACCCGGCTCTCGCCTACCCGGCGCAAGTAG
- a CDS encoding porin, which yields MPHYLGPLSRPFFRKQLLLAASSFAAVTLGAQQSPAQEVEALKAQLAAIQNRLAALESQPPPAPAAPSSNVSVQVNRRGLVVEATDKSFNIRIRPRIQVDGNFFPDDDDGTNGFTLRRVRPVIQGVAGPVSWRFMPELAGTVRIIDAWGELELTDGLSLQAGKFKGPVGYERLQSFSKTLFIERGLPSVLTATREIGLQLNGAAFDDVVSWNLGVYNGTLDDTDQSNNANLSDGFDVAAGLSLRPFAHAEDSVFQGLTVGVAGSIGDENVTIADSDRDARIRYRTSGRNTFFRYADGALIDGDHTRLNAYASWYYGPVGVLTEWVRSSYDLTRGGVGQSVDSDGFTFQVGWVVTGEKASYEGVRPKNPFNPADGHWGAFELGLRYHTLEVGDEAFSGDATTRLARNGSAQKAEGYGAVLNWTLTDNTLIALAYEVTDFSGQGADRSTEQVIQTRFQLDF from the coding sequence ATGCCACACTACCTTGGGCCGCTTTCGCGCCCATTCTTCCGTAAGCAACTGCTTTTGGCCGCCAGCAGCTTTGCCGCCGTCACTCTAGGCGCACAGCAAAGCCCTGCGCAGGAGGTCGAAGCCCTCAAAGCCCAGCTCGCGGCGATCCAGAACCGGCTCGCCGCCCTCGAAAGCCAACCGCCACCGGCCCCTGCCGCCCCGAGCAGCAACGTCTCGGTGCAAGTCAACCGCCGCGGGCTCGTGGTCGAAGCGACCGACAAGTCGTTCAACATCCGGATCCGCCCCCGCATCCAGGTCGACGGTAACTTCTTCCCGGATGACGACGACGGCACCAACGGCTTCACGCTCCGCCGCGTCCGCCCAGTCATCCAAGGCGTCGCCGGCCCCGTCTCCTGGCGCTTCATGCCAGAGCTGGCGGGCACCGTGCGCATTATCGATGCCTGGGGTGAGTTGGAGCTGACCGATGGCCTCTCGCTGCAGGCGGGCAAGTTCAAGGGCCCCGTCGGCTACGAGCGCCTCCAGTCGTTCAGCAAGACGCTCTTCATCGAGCGCGGCCTGCCGAGCGTGCTCACGGCCACTCGCGAGATCGGCCTGCAGCTCAACGGCGCGGCGTTCGACGACGTGGTCTCCTGGAACCTGGGGGTCTATAACGGCACGCTCGACGATACCGACCAGTCCAACAACGCCAACCTGAGCGATGGGTTCGACGTGGCTGCGGGGCTGAGCCTGCGCCCCTTCGCCCACGCCGAAGACAGCGTATTCCAAGGGCTGACGGTGGGCGTGGCCGGGTCGATCGGCGACGAAAACGTCACCATTGCCGATAGCGACCGCGATGCCCGCATCCGCTACCGCACCTCAGGCCGTAACACCTTCTTCCGTTACGCCGACGGGGCGTTGATCGACGGCGATCATACCCGCCTCAACGCCTACGCCTCCTGGTACTACGGCCCGGTGGGTGTGCTGACCGAGTGGGTCCGCTCGTCCTACGACCTGACGCGGGGGGGAGTGGGCCAATCGGTCGATAGCGACGGCTTTACCTTCCAGGTCGGCTGGGTCGTGACGGGCGAAAAGGCCTCTTACGAGGGCGTGCGCCCGAAGAACCCCTTCAACCCGGCCGACGGCCACTGGGGCGCCTTCGAGCTCGGCCTGCGCTATCACACGCTCGAGGTGGGCGACGAAGCCTTCTCCGGCGATGCCACGACCCGCCTCGCCCGCAACGGCTCGGCCCAAAAAGCCGAAGGCTACGGCGCAGTCCTCAACTGGACCCTCACCGACAACACCCTGATCGCCCTCGCCTACGAGGTGACGGACTTCTCCGGCCAAGGCGCCGACCGCTCGACCGAACAAGTCATCCAGACCCGCTTCCAACTCGATTTCTAA
- a CDS encoding sulfate ABC transporter substrate-binding protein: protein MGLISALTATSAFAANRTLLNVSYDPTRELYEEYNPWFQKQWKEKTGDNLTVRQSHGGAGKQARAVIDGLKADVVTLALAYDIDAIGEHTGKIPDNWQERLPNGSAPYTSTIVFLVRKGNPKGIHDWPDLVRKGVEVITPNPKTSGGARWNYLAAWAWAREEYKGDEAKTQAYVTELFRHVPVLDSGARGSTTTFVQRGIGDVLLAWENEAFLALNELGPDKFEIVVPSLSILAQPPVTVVDGNAKPAGNLDLAQAYLEGLYSPEGQRIAAKNYYRPFKPEYADKEDLARFPDLKLVTIDEAFGGWQAAQKRHFNDGGVFDQIYLSKR from the coding sequence ATGGGCCTCATTTCGGCCCTTACCGCCACCAGCGCCTTCGCGGCCAACCGCACGCTGCTCAATGTGTCTTACGACCCGACCCGGGAGCTCTACGAAGAGTACAACCCGTGGTTCCAGAAGCAGTGGAAGGAAAAGACGGGCGACAACCTCACCGTCCGCCAGTCCCACGGCGGGGCGGGCAAGCAGGCCCGTGCCGTGATCGACGGCCTCAAGGCCGACGTGGTGACGCTGGCCCTAGCCTACGACATCGACGCCATCGGCGAGCACACCGGCAAGATCCCGGACAACTGGCAGGAGCGTTTGCCCAACGGCAGCGCCCCCTATACCTCGACCATCGTCTTCCTCGTGCGCAAGGGTAACCCGAAGGGCATCCACGACTGGCCCGACCTCGTGCGCAAGGGCGTGGAAGTGATCACGCCCAACCCGAAGACCTCCGGCGGCGCACGCTGGAACTATCTCGCCGCCTGGGCCTGGGCCCGCGAAGAATACAAGGGCGACGAAGCCAAGACGCAGGCTTATGTGACGGAGCTGTTTCGCCACGTGCCGGTGCTCGACTCCGGGGCCCGCGGCTCCACCACCACCTTTGTCCAGCGCGGCATCGGCGACGTGCTCCTGGCCTGGGAAAACGAAGCCTTCCTGGCCCTTAACGAGCTGGGGCCCGACAAGTTCGAGATCGTGGTGCCTTCGCTCAGCATCCTTGCCCAGCCGCCGGTGACGGTCGTCGACGGCAATGCCAAGCCCGCCGGTAACCTCGACTTGGCGCAGGCCTACCTCGAAGGGCTCTACTCGCCCGAAGGTCAACGCATCGCGGCCAAGAACTACTACCGGCCCTTCAAGCCCGAGTATGCGGACAAGGAAGACCTCGCGCGCTTCCCCGACCTCAAGCTCGTGACCATCGACGAGGCCTTCGGTGGCTGGCAGGCCGCCCAAAAGCGCCACTTCAACGACGGCGGCGTCTTCGACCAGATCTACCTGTCCAAGCGCTGA
- the cysT gene encoding sulfate ABC transporter permease subunit CysT has protein sequence MSSTPSNYPRRARLPGFGLTLGLTLSYLGLVVLIPLSALFLKASGLGLGGLWAELSQPRVLAALRLSFLTAFIAGLVNVVGGTAVAWVLTRYQFPGRRLVDAAIDLPFALPTAVAGISLTALYARNGWFGSVLEPLGLKVAFAPAGIVIALIFIGLPFAVRTVQPVLENFEAELEEASATLGASRSQTIRRVILPALLPAILTGFALSFARGVGEYGSVVFISGNMPMRTEIAPLLIITQLEQYSYEGATAIAVAMLVVSFLCLFVINLLQRWASRRLGHSA, from the coding sequence ATGTCATCGACCCCCTCCAACTACCCTCGCCGGGCGCGCCTGCCCGGCTTTGGGCTCACGCTGGGGCTCACCCTCAGCTACCTCGGGCTGGTGGTGCTCATCCCGCTTTCCGCCCTGTTTCTCAAAGCCTCCGGGCTTGGGCTGGGCGGCCTGTGGGCCGAGCTATCGCAGCCTCGGGTGCTGGCCGCGCTCCGGCTTTCGTTCCTCACCGCCTTCATCGCCGGCCTCGTCAACGTGGTCGGCGGCACGGCGGTGGCCTGGGTGCTCACGCGCTACCAGTTCCCGGGGCGACGCCTGGTGGACGCGGCGATCGACTTGCCGTTTGCGCTGCCGACTGCCGTCGCGGGCATCTCGCTCACCGCGCTCTACGCCCGCAACGGCTGGTTCGGCTCGGTGCTGGAGCCGCTGGGCCTCAAGGTGGCGTTTGCGCCCGCCGGTATTGTGATCGCGCTGATCTTCATCGGCCTGCCGTTTGCGGTGCGCACCGTGCAGCCTGTGCTCGAGAATTTCGAGGCTGAGCTGGAGGAAGCCTCCGCCACGCTGGGCGCGAGCCGCAGCCAGACGATCCGCCGCGTGATCCTGCCGGCCCTGTTGCCCGCGATTCTCACGGGTTTTGCGCTCTCGTTTGCCCGTGGGGTGGGGGAATACGGCTCGGTCGTCTTTATCTCCGGCAACATGCCGATGCGCACCGAAATCGCGCCCCTGCTCATCATCACCCAGCTCGAGCAATACAGCTACGAGGGGGCGACGGCCATCGCGGTGGCGATGCTCGTCGTTTCCTTCCTCTGCCTCTTCGTGATCAACCTCCTGCAACGCTGGGCCAGCCGCCGCCTCGGCCATAGCGCCTAA
- the cysW gene encoding sulfate ABC transporter permease subunit CysW, translating into MAGSLPSFSRRSGPARAVDDPRWLRWSLFGFVFTFLVLVLVAPLGAVFAEAFRKGVELFCATFQDPDAQHAIYLTLLVAVISVPLNLVFGLVASWLIAKHDFAGKSFLLTLIDLPFSVSPVIAGLIFVLLFGAHGFLGPWLDSMGVQIVFAVPGIVLATVFITFPFVARELIPAMQATGREEEQAAYLLGASGWQIFWRVTLPNVRWALLYGVLLCNARAMGEFGAVSVVSGHIRGMTNTVPLHVEILYNEYNFVAAFAMATSLALLALLTLAGKSLIEWRLARNAELREKMRRPDNTPLHQLSVS; encoded by the coding sequence ATGGCAGGTTCCCTACCATCCTTTAGCCGCCGCAGCGGCCCCGCCCGGGCGGTCGACGACCCCCGCTGGCTACGCTGGTCGCTGTTCGGCTTCGTTTTCACCTTTCTGGTGCTCGTGCTCGTGGCTCCCTTGGGCGCCGTATTTGCCGAGGCCTTTCGCAAGGGCGTCGAGCTGTTTTGCGCGACCTTTCAGGATCCCGACGCGCAACATGCGATTTACCTGACGCTGCTCGTGGCGGTGATCAGTGTGCCGCTCAACCTCGTGTTCGGCCTGGTGGCCAGCTGGCTGATCGCCAAGCACGACTTTGCGGGCAAGAGCTTCCTGCTCACGCTGATCGACTTGCCCTTCTCGGTCTCGCCGGTGATCGCGGGCCTGATCTTCGTGCTGCTCTTTGGCGCGCACGGTTTTCTGGGCCCCTGGCTCGATTCGATGGGCGTGCAGATCGTTTTTGCGGTGCCGGGCATCGTGCTGGCGACCGTCTTCATCACCTTCCCCTTTGTCGCGCGTGAGCTGATCCCAGCGATGCAGGCCACCGGGCGCGAGGAAGAGCAGGCCGCCTACCTCCTGGGCGCGAGCGGCTGGCAGATCTTCTGGCGCGTCACCCTGCCCAACGTGCGCTGGGCATTGCTCTACGGCGTGCTGCTCTGCAATGCGCGGGCCATGGGCGAGTTCGGTGCCGTCTCGGTCGTCTCCGGCCACATCCGGGGCATGACCAACACCGTGCCGCTGCACGTCGAGATTCTTTACAACGAATACAATTTCGTGGCCGCCTTCGCCATGGCGACATCTCTGGCGCTGCTGGCCCTCCTCACCCTCGCGGGCAAGTCGCTGATCGAATGGCGCCTCGCCCGCAACGCCGAGCTGCGCGAGAAGATGCGCCGGCCCGACAACACGCCCCTCCATCAGCTTTCCGTATCATGA
- a CDS encoding TOBE-like domain-containing protein yields the protein MSIEALNISKTFGTTKALNDVSLHVKKGNLVALVGPSGSGKTTLLRILAGLETPDRGSGALRFHGEDVSHTTARERRVGMVFQHYALFRHMTVADNIAFGLTVRKAKERPARDEIRDRVQELLRLVQLADYGNRLPHQLSGGQRQRVALARALAIRPGILLLDEPFGALDAKVRKDLRRWLRQFHEEIQLTTVFVTHDQEEALELADEVVVMNQAKIEQVGPPQEVFDHPESPFVIEFMGNVNRVTAGLGHVRIDSKESLYVRPHDIELLEQPGKTGVDARVLHIFSAGSVGRVTLERVGAGEILEAEVPRAELDHLKLKTGQVVGLRFRHIRLFATGAEGRRQLVEQEVG from the coding sequence ATGAGCATCGAAGCCCTCAACATCTCCAAGACCTTCGGCACGACCAAGGCGCTCAACGACGTGTCTCTGCACGTGAAGAAGGGCAACCTTGTGGCGCTCGTCGGCCCCTCCGGCTCGGGCAAGACAACCCTGCTCCGCATCCTGGCGGGCCTCGAAACGCCCGACCGCGGCAGCGGTGCCCTGCGCTTCCACGGCGAAGACGTCAGCCACACCACGGCGCGCGAACGCCGCGTGGGCATGGTCTTCCAGCACTACGCGCTCTTTCGCCACATGACGGTGGCCGACAACATCGCCTTCGGCCTCACCGTGCGCAAGGCCAAGGAGCGACCGGCGCGCGACGAGATCCGGGACCGCGTGCAGGAGCTGCTGCGCCTCGTGCAGCTCGCCGATTATGGCAACCGCCTGCCGCACCAGCTCTCGGGCGGTCAACGGCAACGGGTCGCGCTGGCCCGCGCGCTGGCGATCCGCCCCGGCATCCTGTTGCTCGACGAGCCCTTCGGCGCGCTCGACGCCAAGGTGCGCAAGGACTTGCGCCGCTGGCTGCGCCAGTTCCACGAAGAGATTCAGTTGACGACCGTCTTCGTCACCCACGACCAGGAGGAAGCGCTGGAGCTGGCCGACGAGGTGGTGGTGATGAACCAGGCGAAGATCGAGCAGGTCGGCCCGCCGCAGGAAGTCTTCGACCATCCCGAGTCGCCCTTCGTGATCGAGTTCATGGGCAACGTCAATCGCGTCACCGCCGGGCTCGGCCACGTGCGGATCGACTCCAAGGAGAGCCTCTACGTGCGCCCGCACGACATCGAGCTGCTGGAGCAGCCCGGCAAGACGGGCGTCGACGCGCGCGTGCTCCATATCTTCTCCGCCGGCAGCGTCGGGCGAGTGACGCTGGAACGCGTGGGTGCGGGCGAGATCCTCGAAGCCGAAGTGCCGCGGGCGGAGCTCGACCACCTCAAGCTCAAGACCGGGCAAGTGGTGGGCCTGCGCTTCCGCCACATTCGGCTTTTTGCCACCGGCGCGGAGGGTCGCCGCCAGTTGGTGGAGCAGGAGGTCGGCTGA
- a CDS encoding choice-of-anchor R domain-containing protein — translation MSKIIMIIGAALLGAISSHSVSASVNILGNYPPANDYFSSTISAGVGQKGVLFTMPELSYTVDAVTLQLGGYNSSFDTAAIGFYADSEGMPDALVGMLQAPSSDSDTIADFTFTPTSTLTLSANTTYWLMIDTTAGGFDWMAAHIESTPGGEATYLGHYFSNTNGATYGGSSTLNTFQILGTEVAAVPEPAEYAALLGLGTLGFVAWRRRRNA, via the coding sequence ATGTCTAAGATTATCATGATTATCGGCGCCGCTTTGCTCGGCGCCATTTCGTCTCATTCCGTCTCCGCCTCCGTAAACATCCTCGGGAATTACCCGCCGGCCAACGACTACTTCAGCAGCACGATTTCCGCTGGGGTTGGCCAGAAAGGAGTGCTCTTTACCATGCCGGAGCTCAGCTACACCGTCGATGCCGTTACGCTGCAGTTGGGCGGCTACAACTCATCCTTCGATACGGCAGCCATTGGCTTTTATGCCGATAGCGAGGGCATGCCTGACGCCTTGGTGGGCATGTTGCAGGCTCCTTCCTCCGATTCCGATACGATCGCAGACTTCACCTTCACGCCCACCTCGACCCTGACGCTCTCCGCCAACACGACCTACTGGCTCATGATCGACACCACCGCAGGCGGTTTTGACTGGATGGCGGCGCATATTGAAAGTACGCCGGGTGGTGAGGCTACCTACCTGGGCCACTACTTCTCCAACACCAATGGCGCGACTTACGGTGGCTCGAGCACGTTGAACACCTTCCAGATACTGGGCACGGAAGTCGCAGCCGTCCCGGAACCGGCGGAATACGCGGCCCTGCTTGGCCTCGGCACGCTCGGCTTTGTCGCCTGGCGCCGCCGTCGCAACGCATAG
- a CDS encoding YceI family protein codes for MSLLAAASWAQAEVLVYKVDPVHSGVNFKVRHFLNQVPGAFQNFTGEIHFDKDHPEKSKVVGEIQVASVDTRNSDRDAHLQNEDFFNAPKNPTITFESTKWEQDDDDKDEFKVTGNLTMAGVTKQVTLDLEYLGEMEGRNGQMVSGWEAETKIKRSDWGITYGSGMVGDEVEIELNIQAKRGGEK; via the coding sequence ATGTCCCTCCTCGCCGCGGCCTCCTGGGCCCAGGCCGAAGTCCTTGTTTACAAGGTAGACCCGGTTCACTCGGGCGTGAACTTCAAGGTGCGCCACTTCCTCAACCAAGTCCCTGGAGCCTTCCAGAACTTCACCGGTGAGATCCACTTCGACAAGGATCACCCGGAGAAGAGCAAGGTGGTGGGCGAAATCCAGGTCGCCTCGGTCGACACCCGCAACTCCGACCGCGATGCGCACCTCCAAAACGAAGATTTCTTCAACGCCCCCAAGAACCCCACCATCACCTTCGAATCCACCAAGTGGGAGCAAGACGATGATGACAAGGACGAGTTCAAGGTGACGGGCAACCTCACCATGGCCGGCGTGACCAAGCAGGTGACGCTCGACCTCGAATACCTCGGCGAAATGGAAGGCCGCAACGGCCAGATGGTCTCCGGCTGGGAAGCCGAAACCAAGATCAAGCGCTCCGACTGGGGCATCACCTACGGCTCCGGTATGGTGGGCGACGAAGTCGAAATCGAACTCAACATCCAGGCCAAGCGCGGCGGCGAAAAGTAA
- a CDS encoding RNA polymerase sigma factor, with protein sequence MPAATTSPDFRQLVENHYQNLFRFAVSLTRNQDDASDLVQQTFLRWAEKGHTLRELDKVKSWLFTTLYREFLRVHRKNKQTTALEPELLELETPPEAPQVARRYDSKAAVEALEAVDEIYRAPLSLFYLEDLAYKEIADILDIPMGTVMSRLSRGKAQLKKILTEREK encoded by the coding sequence ATGCCCGCTGCCACCACATCGCCCGACTTCCGGCAACTGGTCGAGAATCACTACCAGAATCTCTTCCGCTTTGCCGTGAGCCTGACGCGCAATCAGGACGATGCCTCCGATCTCGTGCAGCAGACTTTCCTGCGCTGGGCGGAAAAGGGCCATACCTTGCGCGAGCTCGACAAGGTAAAGTCGTGGCTCTTCACCACCCTCTACCGCGAGTTTTTGCGCGTGCACCGCAAGAACAAGCAGACGACCGCGCTCGAGCCCGAGCTGCTGGAGCTGGAAACACCGCCCGAAGCCCCCCAAGTCGCCCGCCGCTACGATTCCAAAGCCGCAGTCGAAGCGCTCGAAGCGGTCGACGAAATTTACCGCGCGCCGCTCTCGCTCTTTTACCTGGAAGACCTGGCCTACAAGGAGATAGCCGACATCCTCGACATCCCGATGGGCACCGTCATGTCCCGCTTGTCGCGCGGTAAAGCTCAATTGAAGAAGATTTTGACCGAACGGGAGAAATAA
- the queA gene encoding tRNA preQ1(34) S-adenosylmethionine ribosyltransferase-isomerase QueA translates to MDTSLFDYELPPEAIAQSPAQQRDASRLLVVDRARRTHEHRFFYELAELLPGKTRFFRNNVSVLPARLQARRPSGGAVECLLLRPAAEAGEWWCLVKPGRRLPIGATFGLPGAFEAEVRAKDDEGRARVRFDLQGAESVVDLAHAIGELPLPHYIERPQGNRPEDLQRYQTVFADPTHPNAVAAPTAGLHFTPTLLDQLAAQGHAFHDLRLEVGLGTFRPVKTERIEDHPMHSEAYHLSAETRAALHAQDGARKLAVGTTTLRAIEDYFRQPASRSGETGPYTGEANIFIYPPAPAFHVDAMITNFHLPRSTLMCLIAGILTPGSMDGIEWLKALYRDALEMKYRFYSYGDAMLIL, encoded by the coding sequence TTGGACACCTCCCTTTTCGATTATGAACTACCGCCGGAGGCTATTGCGCAGAGCCCGGCCCAGCAGCGCGATGCGTCGCGGCTGCTCGTGGTCGACCGTGCCCGGCGGACGCATGAGCATCGCTTCTTTTACGAACTCGCCGAGCTGTTGCCGGGCAAAACGCGCTTTTTCCGCAACAACGTCAGCGTGCTTCCGGCCCGTCTCCAGGCCCGGCGGCCCAGTGGCGGCGCGGTCGAGTGCCTGTTGTTGCGCCCTGCGGCCGAGGCCGGTGAGTGGTGGTGCCTGGTCAAGCCGGGCCGGCGACTGCCCATCGGCGCGACCTTCGGCTTGCCCGGGGCCTTCGAGGCCGAAGTCCGGGCCAAAGACGACGAGGGCCGCGCCCGGGTCCGCTTCGACCTGCAAGGTGCGGAATCGGTGGTAGACCTGGCGCACGCGATCGGCGAGCTGCCTCTGCCTCATTACATCGAGCGCCCGCAAGGCAACCGCCCGGAAGACCTCCAGCGCTACCAGACGGTGTTTGCCGACCCGACGCACCCCAACGCCGTGGCCGCCCCGACCGCAGGCCTGCACTTTACCCCCACCCTGCTCGACCAGTTGGCCGCCCAGGGGCACGCCTTCCACGACCTGCGCCTGGAGGTGGGCCTCGGCACCTTCCGCCCGGTGAAGACCGAGCGGATCGAAGACCACCCGATGCACAGCGAGGCCTATCACCTCTCGGCCGAGACCCGTGCGGCCCTGCATGCACAGGATGGCGCACGCAAGCTCGCGGTGGGCACGACAACCCTTCGCGCGATCGAAGACTACTTCCGCCAGCCCGCCAGCCGCAGCGGCGAGACGGGGCCCTACACCGGGGAGGCGAACATCTTCATCTATCCGCCCGCCCCGGCCTTCCACGTCGATGCGATGATCACCAACTTTCACCTGCCGCGCTCAACGCTGATGTGCCTCATCGCCGGCATCCTCACCCCGGGGTCGATGGACGGCATCGAGTGGCTGAAGGCGCTCTACCGCGACGCGCTGGAAATGAAGTATCGCTTTTACAGCTATGGTGACGCCATGCTGATCCTCTAA